In a genomic window of Akkermansia massiliensis:
- a CDS encoding GNAT family N-acetyltransferase gives MNTDFINLTADNLASEHLCCIIRSRAPHPGVEAKRQWLSGRIREGHVFRKLNAKGVVFIEYAPLETAWVPILGDNYYYIYCLWVSGSYKGKGYGKLLMEYCLADAREKGKSGVCMLGAEKQKAWLADQSFAKKFGFEAVDAASHGYELLALSFDGTTPRFAPNAKKGRIESRELTIYYDMQCPFVYQNIEIIKRYCGENDVPVSLIRVDTLQKAKELPCVFNNWGVFYKGNFETVNLLLDVANLKRILKK, from the coding sequence TTGAATACGGATTTTATCAATTTAACGGCGGACAATCTGGCCAGTGAACATTTATGCTGCATTATCCGCAGCCGGGCCCCCCATCCGGGCGTTGAAGCAAAGCGGCAATGGCTTTCCGGCCGGATCAGGGAAGGCCACGTCTTTAGAAAGTTAAATGCCAAGGGAGTGGTTTTCATTGAGTATGCCCCTCTGGAGACGGCCTGGGTTCCCATCCTTGGGGACAACTACTATTATATATATTGCTTGTGGGTTTCCGGCAGCTACAAGGGGAAAGGGTATGGAAAATTGCTGATGGAATATTGTCTGGCTGATGCCAGGGAAAAGGGCAAATCCGGCGTTTGCATGCTCGGAGCTGAAAAACAGAAAGCGTGGCTTGCCGATCAATCCTTTGCGAAGAAGTTCGGCTTTGAGGCGGTGGATGCTGCCAGTCATGGCTATGAACTGCTTGCTCTTTCCTTTGACGGAACAACGCCGAGGTTTGCGCCGAATGCCAAAAAGGGGAGAATTGAGAGCCGGGAGCTGACAATTTATTATGATATGCAATGCCCCTTTGTGTATCAAAACATTGAGATCATAAAACGGTACTGTGGAGAGAACGATGTTCCGGTATCTCTCATCAGGGTGGATACGCTGCAAAAGGCAAAGGAATTGCCCTGCGTCTTCAATAACTGGGGCGTGTTTTACAAGGGGAATTTTGAAACGGTGAATTTGTTGTTGGACGTCGCCAATCTAAAGAGAATCCTCAAGAAATGA
- the eboE gene encoding metabolite traffic protein EboE, which translates to MLSYCTNIHPAESWAETREALQTHVPRIRQELAALNSPLKDRPLGIGLRLSARAAAELLETPHAVEALKAWLDEHNARVETLNGFPYGNFHGQRVKEHVFQPDWTTPERFEYTCNLFRILARIGDENADRLTVSTLPASHSWFHAEEERMFSRLDAMSGFLDVLSRQTGRLMQLGLEPEPFGHFHDTEGAIRFFNGLRNHSRRPELIERHLGLTYDTCHFAILREEPADTLSAWEENNISLCKVQFSNALECRIRGEEDLERLRQFDDGVYFHQTSILHRGRTMLFPDLPNALAYGRDYAEETRDSQWRIHYHIPLYASPEPPLRGTEDFILKTHAFLRSHPGLNPHLEVETYTWSVLPDHLKIPLAAQIARELHYVETL; encoded by the coding sequence ATGCTTTCCTACTGCACCAACATCCATCCCGCCGAATCCTGGGCGGAAACCCGGGAAGCCCTCCAGACCCACGTTCCCCGCATCCGGCAGGAACTGGCCGCACTGAATTCCCCCCTGAAGGACCGCCCCCTGGGCATCGGCCTGCGCCTGTCCGCCAGGGCGGCAGCGGAACTGCTGGAAACGCCGCACGCCGTGGAAGCCCTGAAAGCATGGCTGGACGAACACAACGCGCGCGTGGAAACCCTCAACGGCTTTCCCTACGGGAACTTTCACGGCCAGCGGGTGAAGGAACACGTTTTCCAGCCGGACTGGACCACGCCGGAACGTTTTGAATACACCTGCAACCTGTTCCGCATCCTGGCCCGCATCGGGGATGAAAACGCAGACAGGCTGACCGTCAGCACGCTCCCCGCCTCCCACAGCTGGTTCCATGCGGAGGAGGAGCGCATGTTCTCCCGTCTGGACGCCATGAGCGGATTCCTGGACGTGCTGAGCAGGCAGACCGGACGCCTGATGCAGCTTGGGCTGGAGCCGGAGCCATTCGGCCATTTCCACGATACGGAGGGCGCCATCCGCTTTTTCAACGGCCTGCGCAACCACTCCCGCCGCCCCGAACTCATTGAACGCCACCTGGGGCTGACGTATGACACCTGCCACTTCGCCATCCTGCGGGAGGAACCGGCAGACACCCTCTCCGCCTGGGAGGAAAACAACATCTCCCTCTGCAAGGTGCAGTTCTCCAACGCCCTGGAATGCCGCATACGCGGGGAGGAAGACCTGGAACGCCTCCGCCAGTTTGACGACGGCGTTTATTTCCACCAGACCAGCATCCTCCACCGGGGCAGAACCATGCTTTTCCCGGACCTGCCGAACGCCCTGGCCTACGGGCGGGATTACGCGGAGGAAACGCGGGATTCCCAATGGCGCATTCATTACCACATTCCCCTGTACGCCTCCCCGGAACCGCCCCTGCGGGGCACGGAGGATTTCATCCTGAAAACGCACGCCTTCCTCCGCAGCCATCCGGGCCTGAACCCCCACCTGGAGGTGGAAACCTATACGTGGAGCGTCCTGCCGGACCATCTGAAAATTCCCCTGGCCGCCCAGATTGCCCGTGAACTGCATTACGTTGAAACCCTGTAA
- a CDS encoding glycosyl hydrolase family 95 catalytic domain-containing protein has protein sequence MRPFFFLLLGVLFHGDVLRAAEESTAWKSSLVRFSRPAEWKETRPQKGTGDNSWAKDATPIGNGRIGALIYGGVEKDRLELTEISMWSGGFCSAEAKDKGPDSVKFGSYQPFGTLEITYPAAENVQDYKRTLDVAEALASVSYNSGGVRYRREYFASVPHQVVSMTVQGDRPRSVEASFRLATLHPQDRITATAGGGRGMILMQGSLKNGLTYEARIAVLPRGGSVTANGGSITVRRADSCRVLVSLATDYVLDASRNWKGEPPRKRNDAVLARALKAAPEQLKAAHRGAYGKLYHRVSLDLGETEDATAELPVNERLKRYRQAVDAGRDARDPDLEELVFNFGRYVILSSSQPGNLPANLQGLWNYSLIPPWDSDYHNNINIQMCYWGVLPSNLAECYDPLVDYIREMAPAARKITREEKEFRTAGGKPAPGWTSRTAQNIYGGQGFKWNKPASAWYALHLWERYLFTMDREYLKTTAYPMMKEICRFWESQLKPLHAGGSNFRTEDRKVTPEIISRELKDVKEGTLVAPMGWSPEHGPREDGCAHDQQIVWELFHDTVQAAETLGVDIAWRKELAAKRDLLAGPRVGEDGLLLEWMIARKPGGSWDPRHRHTSHLFAVYPGSRISPEKTPEWAEAARKSLLARGTTGDSRRSWTWAWRASLWARFLDGEKAYEMIRGMMRHSMMDSLFTTHPPMQVDGTMGIVAGFAEMLLQSRTGRLHLLPALPEAWKNGSVRGLKARGNITVDMDWKDGRVTQFRLSSPVAQSVKVAANGTEKTYELTPETPVKGS, from the coding sequence ATGCGTCCGTTCTTCTTTCTCCTTCTTGGTGTTCTGTTCCACGGGGACGTCCTGCGCGCGGCGGAGGAATCAACGGCATGGAAATCCTCCCTGGTCCGGTTCAGCCGTCCGGCGGAATGGAAGGAGACGCGGCCCCAGAAGGGAACCGGGGACAACTCCTGGGCGAAGGACGCCACGCCGATCGGCAACGGAAGAATAGGAGCGCTCATTTACGGAGGCGTGGAAAAGGACCGCCTGGAGCTGACGGAAATCAGCATGTGGTCCGGAGGTTTTTGCAGTGCGGAAGCCAAGGACAAGGGGCCGGATTCCGTCAAATTCGGATCCTACCAGCCGTTCGGCACGCTGGAAATCACGTATCCGGCAGCAGAGAACGTGCAGGATTATAAAAGGACGCTGGATGTGGCGGAGGCGCTGGCTTCCGTGTCCTACAACTCCGGGGGAGTCCGTTACCGGAGGGAGTATTTCGCCAGCGTTCCGCACCAGGTGGTTTCCATGACGGTGCAGGGGGACAGGCCCCGTTCCGTGGAAGCCTCCTTCCGCCTGGCGACCTTGCATCCTCAGGACAGGATTACGGCCACGGCCGGAGGGGGCAGGGGAATGATTCTGATGCAGGGTTCCCTGAAGAACGGATTGACCTATGAGGCGCGCATTGCCGTTCTTCCCAGGGGTGGAAGTGTCACGGCTAACGGCGGCTCCATCACCGTCCGGCGGGCGGATTCCTGCCGCGTGCTGGTTTCCCTGGCTACGGATTACGTGCTGGACGCTTCCCGGAACTGGAAGGGGGAGCCGCCCCGCAAGAGGAATGACGCCGTTCTGGCCCGTGCGCTCAAGGCGGCTCCGGAGCAGTTGAAAGCCGCCCACCGGGGCGCCTACGGCAAGCTTTACCACCGCGTTTCCCTGGACCTGGGAGAGACGGAGGACGCCACGGCGGAACTCCCCGTCAACGAGAGGCTGAAGAGGTACAGGCAGGCGGTGGACGCCGGAAGGGACGCCCGTGATCCCGATCTGGAGGAACTGGTGTTCAACTTCGGCCGCTACGTCATCCTTTCCTCCTCCCAGCCGGGGAATCTGCCCGCCAACCTCCAGGGCCTGTGGAATTACAGCCTGATTCCGCCGTGGGATTCCGACTACCACAATAATATCAACATCCAGATGTGCTACTGGGGAGTGCTCCCCTCCAACCTGGCGGAATGTTATGACCCGCTGGTGGATTACATCCGGGAAATGGCGCCCGCCGCGCGTAAAATCACCCGGGAGGAGAAAGAGTTCAGGACGGCTGGCGGCAAGCCCGCTCCGGGCTGGACGTCCAGGACGGCCCAGAACATTTACGGGGGCCAGGGATTTAAATGGAACAAGCCCGCTTCCGCGTGGTATGCCCTGCATCTGTGGGAACGCTACCTGTTCACGATGGACAGGGAGTATCTGAAAACGACGGCTTACCCGATGATGAAGGAAATCTGCCGTTTCTGGGAAAGCCAGCTCAAGCCCCTGCACGCGGGAGGAAGCAACTTCCGGACGGAGGACAGGAAGGTGACGCCGGAAATAATCTCCCGGGAGTTGAAGGACGTGAAGGAAGGAACGCTGGTGGCTCCGATGGGCTGGTCCCCGGAACACGGCCCCAGGGAGGACGGCTGCGCGCATGACCAGCAGATCGTGTGGGAATTGTTCCATGATACCGTACAGGCCGCGGAAACCCTGGGCGTGGACATTGCCTGGAGGAAAGAACTGGCCGCCAAGAGGGATCTTCTGGCCGGTCCCAGGGTGGGGGAGGACGGCCTGCTGCTGGAATGGATGATCGCCCGCAAGCCGGGCGGCTCCTGGGACCCGCGCCACCGGCACACCTCCCACTTGTTTGCCGTTTATCCCGGCAGCCGGATCAGCCCGGAAAAGACGCCGGAATGGGCGGAAGCCGCCCGCAAATCCCTGCTGGCGCGCGGAACCACGGGGGATTCCCGCCGTTCCTGGACCTGGGCGTGGCGCGCCAGCCTCTGGGCGCGTTTTCTGGACGGGGAAAAGGCTTATGAGATGATTCGGGGCATGATGCGCCACAGCATGATGGACAGCCTGTTCACCACGCATCCGCCCATGCAGGTGGACGGAACCATGGGCATCGTGGCCGGCTTTGCGGAGATGCTGCTCCAGTCCCGCACCGGCCGCCTGCATCTCCTGCCGGCGCTGCCGGAAGCCTGGAAAAACGGGAGCGTGCGTGGGCTGAAAGCCCGCGGCAACATTACCGTGGACATGGACTGGAAGGACGGCAGGGTAACGCAGTTCCGCCTTTCCTCCCCGGTGGCCCAATCCGTCAAGGTGGCCGCCAATGGCACGGAAAAGACGTATGAACTGACGCCGGAGACGCCCGTCAAAGGCAGTTGA
- a CDS encoding M28 family peptidase, with protein sequence MTRIHKHAALTAGFLLLASGLSSCTLLPASSSGGPDTPRSLGARMEKHTEVLQKDIGPRNARQPKSMEAAAKYIAGSFSDMGYAVTLQPVSGGDAKKGTAIYNVLVYKPGLYSNNQSIVVGANYDSSERLNNGSGAALLLETARGLKDIPTNHNIYFVAYANGAEPASASSGASVHAKTLSGSIGAANILGMINLEPQELAAAAEQKQPEPESPQEAVLFMTTLRGKEFAGQCATPFTKSWEQAPPTFHREPSAIAGNDRHYAALGIPTVSCLCKYAITDSHTEDYVHALTDMIHQVADNDVPKPEKNAAADQKKP encoded by the coding sequence ATGACCCGCATTCACAAACACGCCGCCCTGACCGCCGGATTCCTGCTGCTGGCCTCCGGCCTCTCCTCCTGCACCCTCCTTCCCGCTTCCTCCTCCGGCGGCCCGGATACCCCGCGGAGCCTGGGCGCGCGCATGGAAAAGCATACGGAAGTCCTGCAAAAAGACATCGGGCCCAGAAACGCCCGGCAGCCCAAATCCATGGAAGCCGCCGCCAAATACATCGCCGGAAGCTTCTCGGACATGGGTTATGCCGTCACCTTGCAGCCCGTTTCCGGAGGGGATGCGAAAAAGGGGACCGCCATCTACAACGTCCTGGTTTACAAGCCCGGACTGTATTCCAACAACCAGAGCATCGTAGTGGGAGCCAATTACGATTCCAGCGAACGGCTCAACAACGGAAGCGGAGCGGCCCTGCTGCTGGAAACGGCCAGGGGCCTCAAGGACATTCCCACCAACCACAACATTTACTTCGTCGCGTATGCGAACGGAGCGGAACCCGCATCCGCCTCCTCAGGAGCCTCCGTCCACGCCAAAACCCTGAGCGGCAGCATCGGCGCGGCCAACATCCTGGGCATGATCAACCTGGAACCGCAGGAACTGGCCGCCGCTGCGGAGCAGAAACAGCCGGAACCGGAATCCCCGCAGGAAGCCGTGCTGTTCATGACCACGCTCCGCGGCAAGGAATTCGCGGGCCAGTGCGCCACTCCCTTCACCAAATCCTGGGAGCAGGCTCCCCCCACCTTCCACCGGGAGCCCTCCGCCATTGCGGGCAATGACCGCCATTACGCGGCGCTGGGCATCCCCACGGTCTCATGCCTGTGCAAGTACGCCATTACGGATTCCCATACGGAGGACTATGTGCACGCCCTGACGGACATGATTCACCAGGTGGCGGACAATGACGTGCCCAAACCGGAGAAAAACGCCGCGGCGGACCAGAAAAAACCCTGA